One Kaistella polysaccharea DNA segment encodes these proteins:
- a CDS encoding SDR family NAD(P)-dependent oxidoreductase: MRNILIVGAGRGIGLATAQLLKDENLFTISRNLTTELESLETKFFELDVSTDDLSSLSLPEELHGLVFCPGSINLRPFNRLTEEDFLADFNQNFMGAVKVIQKCLPAIKKSKSASIVLFSTVAAKVGMPFHTSIAASKGAIEGFAKSLAAELSASKIRVNVIAPSLSDTDLAAQLLSTEDKRIASAKRHPLQRIGMPEDSAQLVEFLLSDRSSWMTGQIIGVDGGLGNIKL, encoded by the coding sequence ATGAGAAATATACTGATTGTTGGCGCTGGAAGAGGAATTGGACTGGCCACGGCTCAACTGTTAAAAGATGAAAATCTTTTTACAATATCTAGAAATTTAACGACAGAATTAGAAAGTTTAGAAACGAAATTTTTTGAACTGGACGTTTCTACAGATGACCTGAGCTCACTATCTTTACCGGAGGAATTACACGGTCTGGTTTTCTGCCCAGGCTCAATTAATTTGAGGCCATTTAACAGATTAACAGAAGAGGATTTTTTAGCTGATTTTAACCAGAATTTTATGGGAGCGGTTAAAGTAATTCAGAAATGTTTACCAGCTATTAAAAAATCAAAATCGGCAAGTATTGTATTATTCTCAACCGTTGCGGCGAAAGTAGGAATGCCATTTCACACTTCTATTGCTGCCAGTAAAGGTGCGATTGAAGGTTTTGCTAAAAGTTTGGCAGCCGAACTTTCTGCCTCTAAAATCAGAGTAAATGTAATTGCGCCGTCATTATCTGATACTGATCTTGCCGCCCAACTGCTTTCCACAGAAGATAAAAGAATTGCGTCGGCAAAAAGGCATCCGTTACAAAGAATCGGGATGCCAGAGGACAGCGCACAGTTGGTGGAATTTTTACTTTCGGATAGAAGTTCCTGGATGACCGGCCAAATCATCGGCGTTGACGGAGGTTTAGGAAATATAAAACTATAA
- a CDS encoding DUF2256 domain-containing protein: MKNVKKGNLPTKICEVCTLSFSWRKKWEKDWESVKYCSEKCKKNKGNIKEI; the protein is encoded by the coding sequence TTGAAAAATGTAAAAAAGGGCAACCTTCCCACAAAGATATGTGAAGTGTGTACATTGTCTTTTAGTTGGCGAAAGAAATGGGAAAAAGATTGGGAAAGTGTAAAGTATTGCAGTGAAAAATGCAAAAAAAATAAGGGTAATATAAAAGAAATTTAA
- a CDS encoding flavin reductase family protein translates to MQKEQILTFSKEEILESEQRFRAKLINSVAGIRQVSLIGTKSKDGQENVAIFNSLIHLGSHPPLFGFISRPDSVERDTLENIRETEYYTINYVNETLASHSHQTSARYPKDTSEFEVVGFSPEYVNNCIAPFVKEAEIKIEMKLQQILNLEINNTILVIGSVEAIHIPSTRLSEDGLVKGDGLLLSGGLDAYYKGVFLEQLPYAKP, encoded by the coding sequence ATGCAGAAAGAGCAGATTTTAACATTTAGTAAAGAAGAAATTTTAGAAAGCGAACAACGTTTTCGTGCAAAATTGATTAATTCTGTAGCGGGTATTCGTCAGGTTTCTTTAATCGGTACAAAGTCTAAAGATGGTCAGGAAAATGTGGCAATTTTTAATTCGCTGATTCATTTAGGTTCCCATCCGCCCTTGTTTGGCTTTATTTCACGGCCCGATTCTGTTGAGCGTGATACCTTAGAAAACATCCGCGAGACCGAATATTACACCATTAATTATGTTAATGAAACTTTAGCCAGCCACTCCCATCAAACCTCGGCGCGGTATCCAAAAGATACATCGGAATTTGAAGTGGTAGGTTTTTCGCCCGAATATGTAAATAATTGCATTGCACCTTTTGTAAAGGAGGCTGAAATTAAGATTGAGATGAAACTGCAACAGATTCTTAATTTAGAAATTAATAATACTATTTTGGTTATTGGAAGTGTGGAAGCTATTCATATTCCCAGCACCAGATTATCAGAAGATGGTCTGGTTAAAGGTGATGGTTTATTATTGAGCGGTGGTTTAGACGCTTACTATAAAGGAGTTTTCCTGGAGCAGTTACCGTACGCAAAACCATAA
- a CDS encoding TIGR03643 family protein: MILNEAQTDRIIEMAWEDRTPFEAIKYQFSLAEKDVIALMRKELKRTSFKLWRARVNSGISQKHLYKRNEDIDRFRCTRQRSITGNKISKR; this comes from the coding sequence GTGATTTTAAACGAAGCACAAACGGATCGAATTATAGAAATGGCGTGGGAAGACCGAACACCTTTTGAAGCCATTAAATATCAGTTTTCCCTTGCAGAAAAAGACGTGATTGCACTGATGCGAAAAGAGTTGAAGAGAACTTCATTTAAACTCTGGCGTGCTCGCGTTAATTCGGGAATTAGTCAGAAGCATTTATACAAAAGGAACGAAGATATTGATCGATTTAGGTGTACCCGACAGCGGTCAATTACTGGTAATAAAATAAGCAAGCGATAA
- a CDS encoding ABC1 kinase family protein — translation MKTLDKIPTSKIQRASKLISTGAKVGVNYLKYYGEKITKTEGEAKENLNKNNATDIYDSLKELKGSALKVAQMLSMEKNILPAAYVEKFSLSQFQVPPLSPPLVNKIFKNHFGKKPTELFDTFESTSSNAASIGQVHKAFKDGKELAVKIQYPGVSDSISSDLAMVKPIAMKMFNIKGKNSDQYFKEVEDKLLEETDYKLEIEQSLEIRKSCENLPNLTFPNYYPEYSNDRIITMDWMHGKHLSTFCDENTDPELANKVGQALWDFYMFQIHSLRKVHADPHPGNFLVDDKGTLIAIDFGCMKSIPEDFYIPYFELAVRENLDDRQFLDRKLLELEIIRPDDSAEEKEFFTEIFYELLYLFTTPFQEESFDFSDGKFFAAIADLGQKYAKNTQLKGRNANRGSRHFIYMNRTFFGLYNLMHAIKARNVSVNNYKNFTAS, via the coding sequence ATGAAAACATTAGATAAAATACCTACCAGTAAAATTCAGCGCGCCAGCAAACTTATTTCTACGGGAGCAAAGGTTGGCGTGAACTATTTAAAATATTACGGGGAGAAAATTACCAAGACAGAAGGTGAAGCGAAAGAGAATTTAAATAAAAATAACGCGACCGATATTTATGATAGTTTAAAGGAATTGAAAGGCAGCGCTTTAAAAGTTGCTCAAATGCTCAGCATGGAAAAGAATATATTACCGGCAGCGTATGTTGAAAAATTTTCTCTTTCACAGTTCCAGGTTCCGCCACTTTCTCCGCCATTGGTTAATAAAATTTTCAAAAATCATTTTGGAAAGAAACCTACGGAATTATTTGATACGTTCGAAAGTACGTCTAGCAATGCTGCGAGTATTGGTCAGGTACATAAAGCCTTTAAAGATGGTAAAGAGCTGGCGGTGAAAATTCAATATCCTGGCGTATCCGATAGTATTTCTTCCGATTTGGCAATGGTAAAGCCCATTGCAATGAAGATGTTTAATATTAAAGGAAAAAACTCCGATCAATACTTTAAAGAAGTTGAGGATAAACTTCTGGAAGAAACAGATTATAAACTGGAGATTGAACAGAGTTTAGAAATTCGTAAAAGTTGTGAAAACTTGCCAAATCTCACTTTCCCTAATTATTATCCCGAATATTCTAATGACCGAATTATTACGATGGATTGGATGCATGGCAAACATCTTTCTACATTTTGTGATGAAAATACAGATCCGGAATTAGCGAATAAAGTGGGGCAGGCCTTGTGGGACTTTTATATGTTTCAGATTCACTCGTTGCGGAAAGTTCATGCAGATCCGCATCCCGGAAATTTTTTAGTTGATGACAAAGGAACCTTAATCGCCATCGATTTTGGGTGTATGAAAAGTATTCCGGAGGATTTTTATATTCCTTATTTTGAACTCGCCGTTCGGGAAAATTTAGATGATCGACAATTTTTAGATCGAAAATTATTAGAATTAGAAATTATTCGTCCTGATGATTCTGCGGAAGAAAAAGAATTCTTCACCGAAATATTTTATGAATTGTTGTATTTATTTACGACTCCTTTTCAGGAAGAAAGTTTCGATTTTTCAGATGGAAAATTCTTTGCGGCAATTGCTGATCTAGGTCAGAAATATGCTAAAAACACCCAGTTGAAAGGGCGCAATGCCAATCGGGGTTCCCGACATTTTATTTACATGAACAGAACATTTTTTGGTCTTTACAATTTAATGCATGCTATCAAGGCCCGTAATGTCAGTGTAAATAATTATAAAAATTTTACAGCATCGTGA